The following is a genomic window from Citrifermentans bemidjiense Bem.
GCTCGAGGTGGCGGTAGGCGGCGCCGACGGCGCGGTCTGAGCGGGAGCGGACGATGGTCAGGAAAACGCTGCAAAGAATGTTGGGCAAAATGGCCATGGTGGCCCCAGGGGGGTTCTCCCTGAGGCCATGGCTGCACAGGATGCGGGGCGTCCAGATCGGCAAAAACGTCTGGATCAGCCAGTTGGTTTACATCGACGAGATACACCCCGAGCAGATAACCATCGGGGACAACGTTACCATCGGCCTTAGGTGCACCATTTTCGCCCATTTCTACCTGGGCGAGCGGTCGCTGGACACCG
Proteins encoded in this region:
- a CDS encoding acyltransferase, encoding MVRKTLQRMLGKMAMVAPGGFSLRPWLHRMRGVQIGKNVWISQLVYIDEIHPEQITIGDNVTIGLRCTIFAHFYLGERSLDTGTGRVVIEQDAFIGPNCTILNGVTIGAGSVVVAGSVVTKSVPPGVLFGHTPAAPLARITHPLTSDGRVDYDRFVFGLKKL